TGTTGTTGAAGAATGGTAGCGGCATCTTTGCTTGATGTTATTTTATCTCGTTCCAAAACTTCTTGCGAATTTCGTCTGCGTCCAATTTCCATTGCTGTGATAATTGAAATAGCTTTTGCTTCGCCTATACCTTTAAATTTGCATAAATCTTCAATCGAATATTTAGCTAATTCATTCCAGTTTTTATTAGCGGAGTTTAAGATGCGTTTTGCTAACTCTACAGCTGATTCATCACGGTTTCCGCTCCCCATGATAATCGCTAATAATTCTGCATCAGACAAAGATGAACGTCCTTTTAAAGCTAATTTCTCTCGTGGTCGGTCATCTTCGTTCCAATTTTTGATGGAGTTTTTATTCTCTAAGTAATCCGTCATCGTTTTCGCCAATTTTTATATAGGTATAATAAAAACCGTCATTAAATTCTTCGTTAATCCCAAGTGTATTTTGATCTACCTGAAAACTTTTACCCATCGAAGGGTTTCCATTTGTGTAAATCATGGGAACAAGTTCTGTCGTATGAATACTTTTGCCTTTCGCTATAGTGTATGTTGTACGATTGGTTTCTTTACCATTAATTATTGTAATCATTTCGGTTGGTGTGAATTCTAAAACTGTAACCATATTAGTTGGTGGAAGTTGTTCGCGACCTATTATTCCTCCCGAAAGCTTTACAAGTTTCCACCTTCCAATTAAATCTGAGTGCTGTATATGTTCTATTTCTTGTGTGTTATTTGTGGTTGCATTTTTAGATGATTGACAACTGTATAAGGCAATAAATGCAGTAAATATGATGAAATAGAGTTTATTATTCATGTTTTAAATTTTATTAAATATAATAAAAAAAGCTCGAACATAATTGTCCGAGCTTGATATTTAATGAAATAGATTTATTATTTGTTTACTTTTGCCCAAGTATCTTTTAGGGTTACAGTTCTGTTGAAAACTAATTTATTTTCAGAAGAATCACGATCCAAAGCAAAATATCCAATGCGTTGAAATTGGAATTTATCTTCTACTTTAGCGTTTTTCAGCGCTGGTTCAGCGAATCCATTTTTAACCGTTAATGAGTTTGGGTTAACAAATTGTAAGAAGTCAACATCTTTCTCTGCATCCGGAGATTCTACTGTAAATAAGCGATCGTATTCGCGAACTTCGATTGGAATATTTTCTGTTGCAGAAACCCAATGTAATGTTCCTTTTACTTTACGTTTAGACGCTTCAGTTCCACTACCAGATTTTGTTTCAGGATCATAAGTAGCGAAAATTGTTGTAATGTTTCCTTCAGCATCTTTTTCAACTCGTTCTGCTTTAATAAAGTAGGCACCTTTCAAACGAACTTCGTTTCCTAATGATAAACGGAAGAATTTTTTAGGCGCTTCTTCCATAAAATCTTCACGTTCAATATAAATTTCACGAGTAAAAGGTACGATGCGAGATCCCGCAGTTTCATCTTCTGGATTATTCTCAATTTCTAATTCCTCAACTTGTCCTTCTGGATAGTTTTCGATAATTACTTTAACTGGATCAATTACAGCAAAAACACGTGGTGCGATTTTATTTAAATGATCACGAACAGAGAATTCCAATAACGAAATATCCAATACATTATCACGTTTTGCAACACCAGCAGTATTCCAGAAGTTCTTGATAGATTCTGGTGTGTACCCACGACGACGTAAACCTGAAATAGTTGGCATACGTGGATCATCCCAACCTGTTACAACTCCTTCTTGTACCAATTTCATTAATTTACGCTTACTTGTAATCATGTACGAAACATTACCACGAGCAAATTCGCGTTGTTTTGGTTTTTGAGGTTGATTCGGTAACTCAACATTATTCGCATACCATTCATATAAATCACGGTGATTTTTGAATTCTAACGAACATAATGAATGTGAGATTCCTTCGATATAATCAGATTCTCCATGTGTCCAGTCGTACATCGGGTACATTTTCCATGTGTCTCCAGTACGGTGATGAGGACGTTTTAAAATACGATACATCACAGGGTCACGCATGTTCATATTTGGAGAAGTCATGTCAATTTTTGCACGTAAAACATGTGTTCCTTCTTCAAATTCGCCTGCTTTCATTCGTTCGAAAATCGCTAAATTTTCTTCAACAGAACGGTTTCTATAAGGAGATTCGATTCCAGGTTCAAACGGTGTTTTACGTTGTTCATTAATTACTTCTGAAGATTGATCGTCGATGTACGCTTTTCCTTCTTTGATTAATTGAACAGCCCAATCGTAAAGCTGCTGGAAATAATCAGAAGCATAACGTTCTTCAGCCCACTCGAAACCTAACCATTTCACATCTTCGCGGATAGAATCTACGAATTCTTGTTCTTCTTTGTCAGGATTAGTGTCGTCAAAACGTAAGTTTACAGGCGCATTGTAACGTTGTCCTAAACCGAAGTTTAAGCAGATTGCTTTTGCGTGCCCGATGTGCAAATAACCATTTGGTTCTGGTGGGAAACGAAAACGTAAATTTTCTTTTGGCATCCCATTAGCTAAATCATCTTCAATGATTTGCTCGATAAAATTCAATGATTTTTTTTCTTCTTCCATTTTTAATTACGATTGAGTTTGCAAAGGTACGAAATTGACAATAAAAATAGAGGGATTGTTTTTTAATTAAGTCTTTTTGCTTTAAAATTTTCAGCAAGAATAAAAGCTTGTCCAAAACTGTAATTGTCAGGAGCGATTAAATCATTTCCAAAAAATAAAAGTTTTAGATTTGATTTAATAGGTTTGCTTATTTCTTCCATTTCATATGTTAAATTCTCTGATTCACAAAATAATCTAAATTTATGAAAGAGAGATTTCGGAAAAGTGATGTATCGTTTGTTTAAGTTATTTAGATTCATCCATAACCCAGTTTCTTTTTTGAGAAAACTATGAATTTTACCTAACAGAATTGGATTTTTATCAGGAATTTTATCTAATTTGATTGTAATTTGAGCTTCTGTATGATATTTTACAAGAAAATGATTAGTATATTCTTTAATTCGAAAAAATGGGGTTAATGAACAATGATTAAAGTTTTTATAATCAATGACATTTTCTGCTTTTATTTCCCACAAGTGATCATAATTATCGTATCGGACTTGAATAATTAGTTCTATTTTAGAGTTAAAAGCATCGAATTGTAAAGACATCAAATGAATATGTCCGTGGAATGGAGTGGAATTAGTAAAATGAATAAGTTCTTCCATTTATTGAAAATATTAATAAATGAAAGATAAGGATTTACCCCAAATAAATTTCTAATAAACCATCAGGAATATTAATAAGCATTGCTTTTTCTTCACGATTTACTTCAAGAATCCATTCGTCAATCATCGGAATTAGGATTTCTTTTCCGTTTGCATCCACTTCGAAATAAGCTTGAGCAGCAGAATCGTTGACAGATTTTATCGTTCCAACTTCTGTATTTGTTTGGTCGTAAATCGTAAAACCAACAATTTCGTGGTAATAAAAGTCTGTTCCAGAAAGTTCTGGTAACGACTTAAGAGGTAAATAAAGTTCACGATTGATTAACTTGTCGACTTCTTCGTCTTCAACATCTTCAAACTTTACTAATAATTTTGTGCCTTGATAAGGCTGAGAGGTTTCAAAAAAAAATGGAACCAGTGTACCATCTTTCTCGATGAACACTGCTTCCAAAGTATCGTATAATTCTGGTTCGTCCGTGTCCAAATGAATGATTAAATTACCCTTGAAACCGTGTCTCTTTGTAATTTTACCTAAATAGTAGCAATCATTTTTTGTCATCTGGAACTTCTCTGAACTTAAAAATTATTCTTCTGTAGCAACTTCTTCAGTTGTACCTTCTGCTTCTTCAGCAGGAGTTTCTTCTGCTTGTGCAGCAGCTTCAGCTTCCTGAGCAGCTTTTACACGCGCATCATTAACAGCTTTTTCAGCTTCTAATGCAGCAGCTTTAGCAGCAGCAGCACCTGAAGTTAAACCGTCTTTTTTAGCTTGAACTTTTGCATCTTTAGCTTCTAACCAAGCTTCAAAACGTTTTTCAGCTTCTTCTTGAGAAAATGCTCCTTTAGCAACACCACCTAATAAGTGTTTTTTCATGTAAGCACCTTTGTAAGATAATAAAGCTTTAGCAGTATTAGATGGCTCAGCACCTGTTTGTAACCATTCTACAGCTGAATCAATGTTTAATTCAATTGTTGCAGGGTTAGTAATTGGGTTGTAAGTACCTAATTTTTCGATGAAACGACCATCACGTTTTGCTCTTGAGTCAGCAACTACGATGTGAAAGAATGGTTTTCCTTTACGACCATGTCTTTGTAATCTAATTCTTGTAGCCATAGTATAACTAATTATTTGGGGAACTCGTCCCGTTTTACAAATTTGAGGTGCAAATATACAATTTTTTTATAAATAATTCTTTTAAAAGTGATGATTAAATTAATTCTGAAGATTCAAGTTTGTTGAATAACGATTCTGATGTACTTTTAAACTCGAAAATATTTTTTAGCATGAATAAAAAAGACATACTTGCTCAAACACAAGCTTATATCAAGAAAACCTTTTTAGATGAAGGAACTGGACACGATTATTTTCATATCGAACGTGTAGTAACGAACGCTAAAAAGATTTTAGAAACTGAAGATGCAGACCCTTTTTTAGTCGAATTAGCTGCTTGGACACATGATATTGGTGATTATAAATTGCATGATGGAGTAGATAAATCTGAAAAGTTAATTAGAGCGTTTTTAGCATCTATTCAGGTTGAGGAAGAAACGATTGTACGTATTTTAGAAATTGTTTCGCAAGTTTCGTTTAGTAAAGGAAATAAACCAACTACAATAGAAGCAGAAATAGTACAAGATGCCGATCGTTTGGATGCAATTGGAGCTGTCGGAATTGCGCGTTGTTTTGCTTATGGTGGGAGCGTAGGCAGCATTTTGTATAATCCGTATGATAACTCGAAAGATGCATCAAGTGTACAACATTTTTATGATAAATTATTTAGATTAAAAGATTTGATGAACACTAAAACAGCAAAACAAATTGCAGAAAAACGTCATCTATACATGGAAAATTTTATTCAAGAATTTTATCAAGAAGTTAAATAAATCAATAATGAAACAAATAATTACAACGTTTTTAATGGTGTCAAGTTCTATCGTAGGATTTGCACAAGAAACATTTCAATTCAAACTGAAATTTCACCCAGAATCATCCTATCAAATGGACATGGATATGCAGATGAACATGCAGATGCAAATGGCAGGTGACGAAAAACTTTCGAATGAATTGAGTCAAGTGGAAACTAAAATGGACATGAGTTTTCAAACTTTAACCGTTACAAAAGAAATGGATAAAGAAGGTGATTTACCTTTCGAAATTTTTTACAAAAAGTTAGATTCTAAAATGAATGTCAATGGACAAGAAATTCCAATGGATCAAGATGCTATAACAAAAGAATTGTTGAAAATCAAGATTAATGGTGTTGAGAACGAGAAAGGAAGACAATATTCATCGGATGAAATGACAGGGGATTTATCGAACATGAAAGATTTGTACGATAATATGATGAATTCGATGTCTATGTTTATGATTTTTCCAAAAGAAACTTTTAAGATTGGGGATATGCACGAAGTGATAATTCCTTTCAAAATGCCTTTGCAGCAAGGTGTTGATATCGAGATGAATATTAAAGGAGTGTATAAATTACTAAAAATTGCAGATGGAAAAGCTTATTTTGGTGTAGAAATGACTTCGGTTGGTAACATAAAAATGCCAAGTCAGTTAAATATTAACTTTGACGAGTACAAATTAAACGGAAGTTTAACGATGAATGTTTTCGATCAAAACATTAACGAATCAACTTTTTCTGGACCAATGAGTATGACAATGGAGGTCAATAACATGAAAATCAAAATGATTTCTCAAAATAATTACCGAACTAAAACATCAAAATTGTAACTTTCTATCTTTTATTAGAATACCGAATGAAATTAACGTCTCTTTTTACTTATTTGTTTCTCTTTTTAATGTGTAGTTGTGTTTCTGTGGAGAAATACAATGCACATATTGATAAAAAAATCCCAGCAAATAAGCTAAAGAAAGACGTTGATTTTGCCTACAAAAAACTAAAAAGATATCATCCAAAATTGGATATGTATCTTGCTCAAAATGAATTAGATTTTAAATTTGACAGCTTAAAAAAGACCCTTACAAAATCATTAAAACCAAATGATTTTTACATTAAGTTTTTTCCGATTTTCGAAAGTTTAGAGCACGGACATACATATATTTATCCGATTTATAAACGATTGAATAAAAAGGAAATAAAGCAATACAAAGATTCAAAGTCAGCGTTTAATGATTATAGTTTCTTTTGGAAAAATGATTCAGTTTTTTTGGTACATGATCAGTCTAAAATAAATCCAATAAATCCTGGTTCAGCATTAGTTTTTATAGATAATATTCCAACAAAATATCTATACGATAAATACAAAAAAAGCATTTTTGGCGATGGGAAAAACACCACTTTTACAGATAATGTATTCAACCGAACATTTTTGAATTATGTTACATTAGAGCAGGGGATTAAAGATTCAGTCGAACTTACTTTTTTAATGGGGAATAAACCAATCCGAAAAAAAACATTTAGGACTTATCCCAAATCAAAAGAAACTGAGAAAAAGGAACTTCCAAAAATCACCAAAGAACAAAAGCAAATCGACCGAAAAGTTCGAATTAAGCAAAAAACGTACGGATACTCCAAAAATTCGGCAGCTTATTCCAAAGATTTATCTTTTCCTACGAACGACAGTACTATTGCAGTACTAAAAGTAACTGATTTTAGAAAAGGTAAGATACAAGAGCTATATAAAGAAGTTTTTACAGATATCAAAAATCATAAAGTTCAAAACTTGGTACTGGATCTTCGCAATAACGGGGGCGGATTCATCAAAGATGCACATTATTTGTATGCGTATTTGGTCGATGATTCGAAGTCTTTTTTAGGTAAAAAAATTGTTGCCAATAAGACTTCATTTGGAAAATCATTGTACAATATTTTTCCCACTTATTCCTACCCGTTACTTTGGTTGGGATCTGGTTATACCTACTTTGCAACATCCAAAAATTCGGATAATGAATACGAATTGCACCTGCCTTTCTCGTTTGTAAAAATAGACAAATCGCTTATTTACAAAGGGAATTTGTATGTGATGATCAATGGAGGATCGTATTCCGCTTCTTCGCTTATTTCGGCGAATCTTCAACTCAAGAATCGTGCATTTTTTGTTGGAGAAGAAACTGGAGGCGATTTTAATGGAACGGTGGCTGGTTTGATGCCTAAGTTTACGTTACCTCATTCAAAACTACAAATGTCGGTGGGAACAGTTTATCTTTCGCCTATCGAAAAGCGAGAAGAGATGGGACATGGTGTATATCCTAATCAAGAGATTAAACCTACTTTAGAGCATAAAATAAAGCGAATTGATCCCGAATTAAACTGGATTTTGAACGATATCAAAAAAGAAAATGCAGTATACAATAAGGTATTACAAATAGAAAATCATCTACTTAATTAAGCAGATGATTTTTATGTTTTGGGCGTTCGAGCGGGCTTTCCGTTTCAATCTTTGCTCTACAGCAAAGGATTTCCACTGCAATCCCTAACGCATTTTATTTTTTGTTGAAACTACAAAAAATAAAATTTTGTATCGTATCAAATGGCGTTATGTGATCTATCGTAAAACATTCTATTTTTTCAAAATCAGCAGCAAAGGTAGATGTTAACGAAATTTCATCGTTTTGCTTAATTTCTAAACCGCTACATTTCAAAGGTCCATTTGTTGAAAAAGTTCCGATAACCATTTTGCCTTTCACCGCTTTCGAAACTAAATCTTGGTATTTTTTGATGTCATTATCTTCTGTTAAAAAATGAAAAACAGCTCTGTCGTGCCATACATCGTATTGTTCTGTAGGTTCGAATTCGGTGATATCCGCAACAATCCAATTCACTTTTTTAGCTCTATCTCCCAAACGTTTTTTAGCTTTTTCTAATGCATTTGCAGAAATATCCAAAACCGAAATATTTTCGTATCCTTCTTCCAATAAAAAATCAACTAATTTACTTTCTCCACCGCCAACATCAATAATTTTTGCTGTTTTATCCACCGAAAATGATTGAATAAAATTTAAAGAAGTTTCGGGTTTTTCTTGTGTCCAACTAACTTCTTGTGGAGTTTTTACGTCATATATATGTTCCTAATGAGCTTTTTTATCGTTATTCATTGTTTAATATTTTGATGCAATTTCGATTTTTTATTTAAAATGAAGTGTAACACGAATTACAAATGGGATGAATTTTTTTAAGAAGATAAGTAATTTGCTATACAGGAAAACTAAATCTATTTTAGACAAAGAAGTGTTTTAGTTTTTTTTCAATAGACTATAAACAATCTTTTTTATGCGTGATTTTTTTAAAAATGAAGATGAAAGAAATAATTAAGATTACTATATATAAATTTTCACTAAAATTAAAATAAATTAATAATAGTAAAATTGCAGAAGATATAAATTTAGAGATTTTAGTAACCATTTTTTTTCATTTCTTTAAAGTAAAAGCAATGATATAAACATTTTATAAATAAAAAAAATCTAAAAGAAGATTTTAAATTATGTATAATTTTATAAAAGCTCCAAATGTTTTACCAGCTATAAAAATCATAATTGCAGACAAAGTAATTAATCCGATTTTCATAAAATTATAATAAACATTTTTTAAGATTGAATTAGTAATCATACAATTTAAGTTAAAATCTGTATAAAGATAATTATTCTTAATAATTTTACTTACACTTTATTTTACATCAAAATATTTAGGTTAAAATATTAATTTTAAAAAGTGAATTTGTAAATTTTATCTCCCAAGAGTCTGTTTTATTTTCTTGTAATTTTTAGAACGAATAATTTTCCCTTTGTCTGTAATTAAAAGTGCAGCGTAGTCTTTTTGTTGATTGATCAATTCTAAACCTTTTCCTTTTCCTAAAACCATGATTGAAGTACTGAAACCATTGCACATTTCAGCATCAGGACCAATCACGGTAACACCTGTTAAACCTGTAGAAGGATAACCAGTTTTGGGATTGATGATATGTGAATAACGAATTCCGTCAATTAAAATAAATTTTTCGTAATCGCCAGATGTAGTAACAGCAGCATTTTTCATAACTAAAATATCTGCCATTTTAAAGCGTTTGAACGGGTTTGTAATTCCAATTTTCCAAGGTTCACCATTTGGTTGATTTCCCCAAGTTGTCATATCACCAGAAGCATCTATAATACCAGCTTGTATTCCTAAATTTTGCATATAAGTTCGCGCTTTTTGTGCTGCATAGCCCTTTCCTGTTGATCCAAAACCGATTTTCATTCCAGCTTTTTTCAAGAAAATAGTCGAATTTTTTTCATCAAGTAAGATGTTTTGATAACCAACTTTTTCAATCGCTTTTTTGATTTCATTTTCTGTTGGAATTTCTTCCATCGTGCCATCAAATTTCCAAACTTTGTCCATTGCTGCAAAACTAATATCAAAAGCTCCATTGGTAAGTTGAGAAAAATAAATTGCTCTTTTTGTCAATTCAAAAACTTCTCGATCAACTTTTATTGGTTTGATTCCTGCATTTTGATTGACTTGAGAAACCTGTGAAGTTGGTTTCCAATCTGAAATTAATTCTTCGATTCTAATCATTTCATCAATTGCTTTGTTAATATTTTTTTCGGCAGAAATAGAATCTTTATCAACCAAAGTAATTTGAAAACGACTTCCCATCAAAATTGTGTCTCTAACTCCGACCGTTTGAGCATTCGTCGGAATTAGAGCATACAATAGTATAAAAGTGAATATATTTTTTAGAAATGTATTTTTCATTTATGTTGTATTAGGAAAAGTAAAAATAGTTTAAAATTTCGTCTTAGTTCTCGATATAATTCTTGTCAGAATTACTTGAACTGAAGAAACTTAAACGTTATTTCGAGTGTTTGAAGTATTCGATAAAATTTTTCAAAATTATGGAGAAATAAAACGGAACAAATTCTAATAACAATCCGTCAAAAATTGTCCGTTTGCTTTAAATTCTTCAAATGATTTATTTAAATGCTCTTGACAAATTTCCTCTAACACCTTTTCTACATCATGTTGCATGGCTAAAGCCCCACAAACCATAATAATCCCTTTGTTTTGTAAGGTTTCTGCAAAAAACTTAGCATCTCGATGAACTAAATCCATTACATATTGTTTGTTTTCTTCACGAGAAAAAGCGTTGTGATAGCTTGCTAAATGATTTTTTTCAATTTGTTTTTTTGCAAAATCTTGATATCCTTTTGTGGTAGGATTTAAATGTCGAAAACCGGTGTACAAATGTGTTTCAACATTATTTTTGTTCTCATCAATCATTCCAAGAAAAGGCGCAATACCTGTTCCATTTGCAATCATAATGACTTGAGATGCTTTTTTAGGAAAATGAAACGCTTTGTTCTTAACAATTCTTACTTTTATAATTGAATTTTCTTTTAGGTTGTGTAAATATTGAGAACCTAATCCAAATTCATGTAACTTCACAATAAGTTGTAATTTATTCTCGACTTTACCAATCGAATACAAACGCTCACGATGATCATTCGCTGGATAAATAGCCAATAAATCGCCTGATTTAAACTTCTGTTTTGCATCT
This portion of the Empedobacter stercoris genome encodes:
- the radC gene encoding RadC family protein; the encoded protein is MTDYLENKNSIKNWNEDDRPREKLALKGRSSLSDAELLAIIMGSGNRDESAVELAKRILNSANKNWNELAKYSIEDLCKFKGIGEAKAISIITAMEIGRRRNSQEVLERDKITSSKDAATILQQQIGDLPNEEFWVMFLNQGNRIIKTEQISRGGITQTAVDVRVIFKRALELMATAIILSHNHPSGNLVPSQADQSITRKIKEGATLLDIQVLDHIIVSQKDFYSFADEGLI
- a CDS encoding glutamine--tRNA ligase/YqeY domain fusion protein, whose translation is MEEEKKSLNFIEQIIEDDLANGMPKENLRFRFPPEPNGYLHIGHAKAICLNFGLGQRYNAPVNLRFDDTNPDKEEQEFVDSIREDVKWLGFEWAEERYASDYFQQLYDWAVQLIKEGKAYIDDQSSEVINEQRKTPFEPGIESPYRNRSVEENLAIFERMKAGEFEEGTHVLRAKIDMTSPNMNMRDPVMYRILKRPHHRTGDTWKMYPMYDWTHGESDYIEGISHSLCSLEFKNHRDLYEWYANNVELPNQPQKPKQREFARGNVSYMITSKRKLMKLVQEGVVTGWDDPRMPTISGLRRRGYTPESIKNFWNTAGVAKRDNVLDISLLEFSVRDHLNKIAPRVFAVIDPVKVIIENYPEGQVEELEIENNPEDETAGSRIVPFTREIYIEREDFMEEAPKKFFRLSLGNEVRLKGAYFIKAERVEKDAEGNITTIFATYDPETKSGSGTEASKRKVKGTLHWVSATENIPIEVREYDRLFTVESPDAEKDVDFLQFVNPNSLTVKNGFAEPALKNAKVEDKFQFQRIGYFALDRDSSENKLVFNRTVTLKDTWAKVNK
- the rimM gene encoding ribosome maturation factor RimM (Essential for efficient processing of 16S rRNA) codes for the protein MTKNDCYYLGKITKRHGFKGNLIIHLDTDEPELYDTLEAVFIEKDGTLVPFFFETSQPYQGTKLLVKFEDVEDEEVDKLINRELYLPLKSLPELSGTDFYYHEIVGFTIYDQTNTEVGTIKSVNDSAAQAYFEVDANGKEILIPMIDEWILEVNREEKAMLINIPDGLLEIYLG
- a CDS encoding 30S ribosomal protein S16, yielding MATRIRLQRHGRKGKPFFHIVVADSRAKRDGRFIEKLGTYNPITNPATIELNIDSAVEWLQTGAEPSNTAKALLSYKGAYMKKHLLGGVAKGAFSQEEAEKRFEAWLEAKDAKVQAKKDGLTSGAAAAKAAALEAEKAVNDARVKAAQEAEAAAQAEETPAEEAEGTTEEVATEE
- a CDS encoding HD domain-containing protein, yielding MNKKDILAQTQAYIKKTFLDEGTGHDYFHIERVVTNAKKILETEDADPFLVELAAWTHDIGDYKLHDGVDKSEKLIRAFLASIQVEEETIVRILEIVSQVSFSKGNKPTTIEAEIVQDADRLDAIGAVGIARCFAYGGSVGSILYNPYDNSKDASSVQHFYDKLFRLKDLMNTKTAKQIAEKRHLYMENFIQEFYQEVK
- a CDS encoding S41 family peptidase — its product is MEKYNAHIDKKIPANKLKKDVDFAYKKLKRYHPKLDMYLAQNELDFKFDSLKKTLTKSLKPNDFYIKFFPIFESLEHGHTYIYPIYKRLNKKEIKQYKDSKSAFNDYSFFWKNDSVFLVHDQSKINPINPGSALVFIDNIPTKYLYDKYKKSIFGDGKNTTFTDNVFNRTFLNYVTLEQGIKDSVELTFLMGNKPIRKKTFRTYPKSKETEKKELPKITKEQKQIDRKVRIKQKTYGYSKNSAAYSKDLSFPTNDSTIAVLKVTDFRKGKIQELYKEVFTDIKNHKVQNLVLDLRNNGGGFIKDAHYLYAYLVDDSKSFLGKKIVANKTSFGKSLYNIFPTYSYPLLWLGSGYTYFATSKNSDNEYELHLPFSFVKIDKSLIYKGNLYVMINGGSYSASSLISANLQLKNRAFFVGEETGGDFNGTVAGLMPKFTLPHSKLQMSVGTVYLSPIEKREEMGHGVYPNQEIKPTLEHKIKRIDPELNWILNDIKKENAVYNKVLQIENHLLN
- a CDS encoding class I SAM-dependent methyltransferase yields the protein MDKTAKIIDVGGGESKLVDFLLEEGYENISVLDISANALEKAKKRLGDRAKKVNWIVADITEFEPTEQYDVWHDRAVFHFLTEDNDIKKYQDLVSKAVKGKMVIGTFSTNGPLKCSGLEIKQNDEISLTSTFAADFEKIECFTIDHITPFDTIQNFIFCSFNKK
- a CDS encoding FAD:protein FMN transferase, whose amino-acid sequence is MKNTFLKNIFTFILLYALIPTNAQTVGVRDTILMGSRFQITLVDKDSISAEKNINKAIDEMIRIEELISDWKPTSQVSQVNQNAGIKPIKVDREVFELTKRAIYFSQLTNGAFDISFAAMDKVWKFDGTMEEIPTENEIKKAIEKVGYQNILLDEKNSTIFLKKAGMKIGFGSTGKGYAAQKARTYMQNLGIQAGIIDASGDMTTWGNQPNGEPWKIGITNPFKRFKMADILVMKNAAVTTSGDYEKFILIDGIRYSHIINPKTGYPSTGLTGVTVIGPDAEMCNGFSTSIMVLGKGKGLELINQQKDYAALLITDKGKIIRSKNYKKIKQTLGR